One stretch of Coleofasciculus chthonoplastes PCC 7420 DNA includes these proteins:
- a CDS encoding CsbD family protein, translating to MSTEDRAKATAKNIEGKAQEAMSNVTGDPEDKAEGKAKQNEAEARHAVEDVKDKAKEIID from the coding sequence ATGAGTACTGAAGATAGAGCTAAAGCCACTGCCAAAAACATAGAAGGTAAGGCACAGGAAGCCATGAGTAACGTCACGGGTGATCCTGAAGATAAGGCAGAAGGTAAGGCAAAGCAAAATGAAGCTGAAGCTCGACACGCTGTTGAAGACGTGAAAGACAAAGCTAAAGAAATAATCGATTAA